A single genomic interval of Sceloporus undulatus isolate JIND9_A2432 ecotype Alabama chromosome 2, SceUnd_v1.1, whole genome shotgun sequence harbors:
- the CHDH gene encoding choline dehydrogenase, mitochondrial isoform X4 has product MREERTPFCSLRERGRGLPLSTPPPFNVLLKSQILVFASEVKQGNMSYLIKRVPKYSFANHLHRIGELLIKIHTVNGSKAFSGQKMRIQAFSQVSFENMDSFSYVIVGAGSAGCVLANRLTEDPHSTVKLLEAGPKDTILNSKLLLWKIHMPAALTYNLCDEKYNWYYHTTPQKHMDNRIMYWPRGRVWGGSSSLNAMVYIRGHAEDYNRWSKEGAVGWDYEFCLPYFKKAQTHELGADLYRGGNGPLHVSRGKTKNLLHRAFLDAAQQAGYPFTEDMNGFQQEGFGWMDMTIHKGQRWSTASAYLHPALSRPNLSAEDSTLVTKILFEGTKAIGIEYIKNGEKKKVFASKEVILSGGAINSPQLLMLSGVGNADDLKKLGIPVVCHLSGVGQNLQDHLEVYIQQKCTQPLTLYKSQKPFQMIKIGLEWFLKCTGDGATAHLETGGFIRSRPGVSHPDIQFHFLPSQVIDHGRVASQMEAYQVHIGPMRSTSIGWLKLKSADPRDHPILEPNYLSTAAFKSILTNDDPMVETSPSCLPSSTSAHLL; this is encoded by the exons ATGAGGGAGGAGAGGACGCCATTTTGTAGCCTCAGAGAGCGAGGCCGAGGGCTTCCCCTCTCTACCCCTCCCCCCTTCAACGTCCTCCTgaaaa GTCAAATCCTCGTATTTGCATCAGAAGTCAAACAGGGAAATATGTCTTACTTAATCAAAAGAGTTCCAAAATATAGTTTTGCCAATCACCTTCATAGAATAGGagaattattaattaaaatacatacagtgaaTGGTTCAAAAGCTTTCAGTGGACAGAAAATGAGAATACAAGCTTTTTCGCAGGTTAGTTTTGAAAACATGGACTCTTTCAGTTATGTGATAGTTGGAGCTGGATCTGCAGGGTGTGTCTTAGCCAACCGGTTGACCGAAGATCCTCACAGCACTGTTAAACTTCTGGAAGCAGGGCCGAAAGATACAATTTTAAACAGCAAACTGTTACTGTGGAAGATTCATATGCCTGCTGCACTGACCTACAACCTATGTGATGAGAAATATAACTGGTATTACCATACAACACCACAAAAGCACATGGATAATCGCATTATGTACTGGCCCAGAGGAAGAGTTTGGGGGGGTTCCTCATCTCTCAATGCCATGGTGTACATTCGAGGCCATGCAGAAGATTATAACAGGTGGAGTAAGGAAGGGGCTGTTGGTTGGGACTATGAGTTTTGCTTGCCTTATTTTAAGAAAGCACAGACTCATGAGCTGGGTGCTGATCTTTATCGAGGTGGGAATGGCCCTCTCCATGTCTCCAGGGGGAAAACAAAAAACCTTCTTCATCGTGCATTCTTGGATGCagcccaacaagctgggtacccttTCACAGAGGATATGAATGGTTTTCAGCAAGAAGGTTTTGGCTGGATGGACATGACAATACACAAAG gTCAAAGATGGAGCACAGCTAGTGCCTACCTTCACCCTGCATTATCCCGTCCAAACTTGTCTGCAGAAGACAGCACACTTGTAACAAAAATTTTGTTTGAAGGCACCAAAGCCATTGGCattgaatatattaaaaatggagaaaagaaaaag gttTTTGCTAGCAAGGAGGTTATTTTAAGTGGAGGTGCCATAAACTCCCCACAGCTACTAATGCTATCTGGAGTTGGAAATGCAGATGATCTCAAAAAATTAGGAATCCCTGTTGTATGTCATCTTTCAG GAGTTGGCCAGAATCTTCAAGATCATTTAGAAGTGTACATACAGCAGAAGTGCACTCAGCCTTTAACACTGTATAAATCCCAAAAGCCTTTCCAAATGATCAAGATTGGCCTTGAATGGTTCTTGAAATGTACAG GTGATGGAGCCACTGCCCACTTGGAGACTGGTGGATTTATCAGAAGTCGACCAGGAGTTTCTCATCCAGATATTCAGTTCCACTTCCTCCCTTCTCAGGTGATTGACCATGGACGTGTTGCTTCCCAGATGGAAGCTTACCAA GTCCATATTGGTCCCATGCGGAGTACCAGTATAGGATGGCTAAAGCTGAAAAGTGCTGACCCCAGAGATCATCCTATCCTTGAACCAAACTACTTATCAACAG